One Natranaerovirga hydrolytica genomic region harbors:
- a CDS encoding stage III sporulation protein AG, producing the protein MNKLIDTKNFSIKKIGIEKLVILLVFGVLLLMLSRNMFEDDLENEGEVYESIQVLNNAGTTEKTYEEEMEEKLKEVLGKVNGVGKVEVMLTISASRELVVNKDSPSSLSQVEEKDAQGGERSSIETREEETTVLNNNRDGTYTPFVIKELEPVVNGVVIVAQGGDIPQVKSDLINATEVLFNIPSHKIKVMKMVSN; encoded by the coding sequence ATGAACAAATTAATAGATACCAAGAATTTTTCCATCAAAAAAATTGGTATTGAAAAACTCGTTATTTTGTTAGTTTTTGGTGTGTTGCTATTAATGCTGTCAAGAAATATGTTTGAAGATGATTTAGAAAATGAAGGTGAAGTATATGAGAGTATTCAGGTTCTTAACAATGCTGGAACAACGGAGAAAACCTATGAAGAAGAAATGGAAGAAAAGTTAAAAGAAGTATTAGGAAAAGTTAATGGTGTTGGAAAAGTAGAAGTAATGTTAACCATTAGTGCTTCTAGAGAATTGGTTGTAAATAAAGATAGTCCAAGTAGTTTGAGCCAAGTAGAGGAAAAAGATGCTCAAGGAGGTGAACGCTCAAGTATAGAAACGAGAGAAGAAGAAACAACAGTATTAAATAATAATAGAGATGGTACGTATACACCATTTGTTATTAAAGAACTAGAACCAGTGGTAAATGGCGTTGTCATTGTAGCCCAAGGAGGAGACATACCACAGGTGAAAAGTGACTTAATTAATGCTACAGAGGTATTATTCAATA
- the efp gene encoding elongation factor P: MVSAGDFKNGLTIQYDGGIYVIIDFQHVKPGKGAAFVRTKIKNLKTGSVVEKTFRPSEKLAPAHIERKDMQYLYTDGELYHFMDVGTYEQIAIDKDQVGDTLKFVKENDMVKILSHENVVFGMEPPISVELEVTETEPGVKGDTATGATKPAVVETGATVYVPLFVNIGDRIKIDTRTGEYTSRA; encoded by the coding sequence ATGGTATCAGCAGGAGATTTTAAAAATGGATTAACCATTCAATATGATGGCGGTATCTATGTTATCATTGATTTTCAACATGTAAAACCAGGAAAAGGAGCGGCTTTCGTTAGAACCAAAATTAAAAATCTAAAAACTGGATCAGTAGTAGAAAAAACTTTTAGACCAAGTGAAAAACTTGCTCCAGCGCATATAGAGCGTAAAGATATGCAATATTTATATACAGATGGCGAATTATACCATTTTATGGATGTAGGTACTTATGAACAAATTGCAATTGATAAAGATCAAGTGGGTGACACATTAAAATTTGTAAAAGAAAATGATATGGTCAAAATCCTTTCTCATGAAAATGTTGTCTTTGGTATGGAACCACCCATATCTGTTGAGCTAGAAGTTACAGAAACAGAACCAGGTGTAAAAGGAGATACAGCAACAGGTGCAACGAAACCAGCTGTTGTAGAAACTGGCGCAACCGTTTATGTTCCTTTATTTGTTAATATTGGAGATAGAATTAAAATTGACACAAGAACTGGCGAATACACTTCAAGAGCATAA
- a CDS encoding stage III sporulation protein AE, with protein sequence MNKSLWLIIIIICICPINIQAQEYEDYIHTQQDRAIDYDNIQETIDGIAMEQVNEESLNFRTLINKIISNELELSVMNLFKLGIESILEEVFLNKDFMMQLILITIIIAIFTNFTSAFDSKYISEVGFFVTYLILSAILITTFQMVSQVAETVISQSLTFMYALVPSYFSTVALSGSYSSTIMFHQTTLLLIGIIDWFILKALLPLINIVVLLEIANNITEEHILSKLTELIKGGISWTLKTITMLFFGLNILQSLTLPLVDTVTNKSIKNAMQIVPVVGPTLDGVADTVLGSTMIIKNAVGVGGVIILITICFIPIIKIIAFILMYKGVAAIIQPISNKRVVNCLSGIGESTKLLLGAVFTVVLLFVISIAIISIATNTLYISR encoded by the coding sequence ATGAACAAAAGCTTATGGCTTATTATAATAATAATTTGTATATGCCCTATAAACATTCAAGCCCAAGAATATGAAGACTATATCCATACCCAACAAGACCGTGCCATTGATTATGACAATATACAAGAAACAATAGATGGCATTGCAATGGAACAAGTTAATGAAGAGTCTTTGAATTTTAGAACATTAATCAATAAGATTATTTCAAACGAGTTAGAGCTGTCGGTTATGAACTTATTTAAGCTGGGTATAGAATCCATTTTAGAGGAAGTTTTCTTAAATAAAGACTTTATGATGCAGCTTATACTCATAACCATTATTATAGCCATTTTTACCAATTTTACATCAGCCTTTGATAGCAAATACATTAGTGAAGTGGGTTTTTTCGTTACTTACTTAATATTATCTGCCATATTAATAACAACGTTTCAAATGGTTAGTCAGGTAGCAGAAACCGTTATTAGTCAATCGTTAACCTTTATGTATGCATTGGTACCCAGTTATTTTTCCACAGTAGCTTTATCAGGCAGTTATAGCTCTACAATCATGTTTCATCAAACCACACTTTTACTCATTGGAATCATTGATTGGTTTATTTTAAAAGCATTGTTGCCACTCATTAACATTGTGGTTCTTTTAGAAATTGCCAATAACATAACAGAAGAACATATATTATCCAAGTTAACAGAATTAATAAAAGGGGGTATCAGTTGGACATTAAAAACCATTACAATGCTATTTTTTGGTTTGAATATATTACAAAGTCTAACCTTGCCTCTTGTGGATACGGTAACCAACAAATCCATAAAAAATGCAATGCAAATTGTTCCAGTAGTGGGGCCAACTTTAGATGGTGTTGCAGATACTGTATTAGGGTCCACAATGATTATTAAAAATGCTGTAGGTGTTGGTGGGGTCATTATTCTAATAACCATATGTTTTATACCCATCATTAAGATTATTGCATTTATACTGATGTACAAAGGTGTAGCGGCTATTATACAACCGATATCCAATAAAAGGGTGGTTAATTGCCTAAGTGGCATCGGTGAGAGTACCAAACTATTATTAGGAGCAGTATTTACAGTGGTGCTACTTTTTGTAATCTCTATAGCCATTATTTCCATTGCAACAAATACACTATATATATCTAGGTGA
- the pilM gene encoding pilus assembly protein PilM, whose amino-acid sequence MRYLSIDISNHTIKIADLVNRNNKITVKHSITIPIEPNQVEDGSIRAKANLVNTIKMALNESGIKTKNAIFTLYSSRIITREILIPHTNKKKTQSIIELNANDYFPVNISDYIIDYKTIDIVKEEKNKKQKIFLLAAPRALVMEYIALAEGIGLKLKAIDYAGSGIFEMLSLQKHKGVNLYIELNRQSTIVTILNNNQLELQKYIPQGVDEVYKAVQEYLEMDYETAIRKIQKQSFLNTDMDMNPYMKDDITSSINTIMSNISRLMDYFSSRHSKLSINEIFITGCGSQIYGIQQYIEKFFDIKVNKLEEYANVSAKNIKGFDEKWLHFTAIFGTALSKVNFIPKEILLQYNSHKRKRLAVELVILSALISLSGIMVPMNDKNKLEKQKEQLLQQIDDLKSIEDIINEHGILEEQLNFREEMIFLSQNSSEDFLEILKAFEQHMPTQLYYTSMTHQNNTLSINGYATDQLTIAAYIEQIKGMPYFSDIHVSSINLEEIESNNEVRYRFNAVLEYQSRE is encoded by the coding sequence ATGCGTTATTTATCTATAGATATAAGCAATCACACAATAAAAATTGCAGACTTAGTCAATCGAAACAATAAAATAACCGTTAAACATTCAATCACCATACCCATAGAGCCTAATCAAGTAGAAGATGGCAGTATTAGAGCAAAAGCCAATCTAGTCAATACAATAAAAATGGCTTTAAATGAATCCGGTATCAAAACAAAAAATGCTATATTCACACTATACTCTAGTAGAATTATCACCCGTGAGATTTTAATTCCCCATACCAACAAAAAGAAAACCCAATCCATCATTGAATTAAATGCCAATGATTATTTTCCAGTGAATATAAGTGATTACATTATAGACTATAAAACCATCGATATTGTAAAAGAAGAGAAAAATAAAAAACAAAAAATATTTCTTTTAGCTGCACCAAGAGCATTGGTAATGGAATATATTGCTTTAGCAGAAGGAATAGGTTTAAAACTTAAGGCCATTGATTATGCTGGTAGTGGTATTTTTGAAATGCTATCCCTTCAAAAGCATAAAGGGGTTAATCTATATATAGAATTAAATAGACAATCCACCATTGTAACCATATTAAACAACAATCAATTAGAATTACAAAAGTATATCCCCCAAGGGGTAGATGAAGTTTACAAAGCGGTTCAAGAATACTTAGAAATGGATTATGAGACAGCCATAAGAAAAATACAGAAACAGTCTTTTTTAAATACGGATATGGATATGAATCCATATATGAAAGATGATATTACATCATCCATTAATACCATCATGAGCAATATTTCTAGGCTAATGGATTATTTTTCATCTAGACATTCTAAATTATCCATTAATGAAATTTTTATAACCGGCTGTGGTTCCCAAATTTATGGTATCCAACAGTATATAGAAAAGTTCTTTGATATAAAGGTGAATAAACTTGAAGAATATGCCAATGTTTCAGCAAAAAACATAAAAGGCTTTGATGAAAAGTGGCTTCATTTTACAGCTATTTTTGGGACAGCCTTATCTAAAGTGAATTTTATCCCAAAAGAAATTTTACTACAATACAACAGCCATAAACGTAAACGTTTGGCAGTGGAATTGGTTATTCTTTCGGCTTTAATCTCTTTATCCGGCATCATGGTACCTATGAATGATAAAAACAAACTGGAAAAGCAAAAAGAACAACTGCTACAACAAATTGATGATTTAAAAAGCATTGAAGACATTATTAATGAACATGGTATTTTAGAAGAACAGCTTAATTTTAGAGAAGAAATGATCTTTTTATCTCAAAACTCAAGTGAGGATTTTTTAGAAATTCTTAAGGCGTTTGAACAACACATGCCAACTCAGTTATATTATACTTCAATGACACATCAAAATAATACCCTAAGCATTAATGGATATGCTACAGATCAATTAACCATTGCTGCTTATATTGAACAAATCAAAGGAATGCCTTATTTTTCAGACATACATGTGAGTAGCATTAATTTAGAAGAAATAGAAAGTAATAATGAAGTAAGGTATAGGTTTAATGCGGTATTAGAATACCAGTCTAGGGAATAA
- the aroE gene encoding shikimate dehydrogenase, with the protein MLRCVSGRSKIYGVIGNPVEHTLSPELHNTFGKLTKNTLVYVPFKVEKDKVKEALEGLWACNVQGFNVTVPFKQDVIPFLDGIDEEAQRIGAVNTMLRTEKGYKGFNTDINGLHKSITSEGFTLKDEKVIILGAGGGSKAATYMCAREGAKSIYIINRSQETAQSVKDSVIKYYPNADIQLLTPQDYQSLPKDQYIAIQTTPVGMSTYIEQAIIEVDDFYKNIKFAVDMIYEPEETLFLRKVRANGGQGINGLKMLVYQAVLSFEIWTGDYIEDDKSDEILRQLYKMVKGE; encoded by the coding sequence ATGTTAAGATGTGTTAGTGGAAGAAGTAAAATATATGGCGTAATAGGTAATCCAGTTGAACATACATTATCCCCAGAATTACACAATACTTTTGGAAAGTTAACTAAAAATACATTGGTATACGTTCCTTTTAAAGTAGAAAAAGATAAGGTGAAAGAAGCTTTAGAAGGATTATGGGCTTGTAATGTTCAAGGATTTAATGTTACGGTTCCATTTAAACAAGATGTGATTCCTTTTTTAGATGGTATTGATGAAGAAGCACAAAGAATTGGTGCTGTCAATACTATGCTGAGAACAGAAAAAGGGTATAAAGGATTTAATACAGATATCAATGGCTTGCATAAATCCATAACCAGTGAAGGCTTTACACTAAAAGATGAAAAAGTTATTATTCTAGGTGCTGGAGGCGGTTCAAAAGCAGCAACCTATATGTGTGCCAGAGAAGGGGCAAAGTCCATTTATATTATTAATAGAAGTCAAGAAACGGCTCAATCTGTAAAAGACAGTGTCATAAAATATTATCCTAATGCAGACATACAACTGTTAACACCTCAAGATTATCAATCATTACCTAAAGATCAATACATTGCTATACAAACAACACCAGTGGGGATGTCAACGTACATTGAACAAGCCATTATTGAAGTAGATGATTTTTATAAAAACATTAAATTTGCCGTAGATATGATCTACGAACCAGAAGAAACGTTGTTCTTAAGAAAAGTAAGAGCCAATGGTGGTCAAGGCATCAATGGACTTAAGATGTTGGTTTATCAAGCGGTACTATCTTTTGAAATATGGACAGGAGATTATATTGAAGACGACAAATCAGATGAGATCTTACGTCAACTATACAAAATGGTAAAAGGTGAGTAA
- a CDS encoding shikimate kinase: MKNSIVLIGFMGSGKTTFGKILSERHHYQFMDTDDLIMKKENMPITEIFKTKGEDYFRQLETDVLKELTHKNDKMILSTGGGMILKQENVALMKSIGTVVYLKASPHTLANRLKNDTTRPLLKGKNKFLFIKDLLAKRKDYYEKGADVIIKTDEKNIQDILKEIEGYL; the protein is encoded by the coding sequence GTGAAGAATAGTATTGTATTAATAGGGTTTATGGGCTCTGGTAAAACCACTTTCGGAAAAATTTTATCAGAGCGTCATCATTACCAATTTATGGATACAGATGACTTGATTATGAAAAAAGAAAATATGCCAATAACAGAAATATTTAAGACAAAAGGGGAAGACTATTTTAGACAACTAGAAACAGATGTGTTAAAAGAGTTAACGCATAAAAATGATAAAATGATACTGTCTACAGGAGGCGGTATGATTCTCAAACAAGAAAACGTGGCATTAATGAAATCAATTGGTACAGTTGTTTATTTAAAGGCATCGCCTCATACATTGGCAAATCGATTAAAAAATGACACCACAAGGCCTTTATTAAAAGGAAAGAATAAATTTTTATTTATAAAAGATTTGTTAGCAAAAAGAAAAGACTACTATGAAAAAGGTGCTGACGTAATTATTAAAACAGACGAAAAAAACATACAAGATATTTTAAAAGAAATAGAGGGTTATTTATGA
- a CDS encoding M24 family metallopeptidase — translation MNRVSKLIAKLKEKDLDGIIVYNGLNRRYISGFTGSSGYLYVSKNKKVLLTDFRYIEQGAQECEGFEVIDMLKKGHIKTLDAIIQEDDVKKIAFEQNTITYQEHTLLEEGLEVDNLVPTSDIIESLRMIKEEEELEHIKKAVAIGDKAFAHILNFIKVGVKEKDIALELEYFMKKEGAEKLSFDSIVASGVHSSMPHAKPTNKTLDNGDFLTLDFGCIYKGYCSDMTRTLVIGKANDKQKEIYNIVLEAQLKGIEMIKEGITGSQADKTSRNIIKKYGYDQYFGHSLGHSLGLFIHEAPRLSPLGYDILKEKMVVTVEPGIYIPQFGGVRIEDMVVVEKDGNLNLTQSPKELIEL, via the coding sequence TTGAATAGAGTTTCCAAGTTAATCGCAAAGTTAAAAGAAAAAGACTTAGATGGTATAATCGTATACAATGGATTAAATAGACGGTATATCAGTGGGTTTACAGGTTCGTCAGGTTATTTGTATGTTTCTAAAAATAAAAAAGTGCTTTTAACGGATTTTAGATATATAGAACAAGGTGCACAAGAATGTGAAGGATTTGAAGTCATCGATATGCTAAAAAAAGGCCATATTAAAACTTTAGATGCCATTATTCAGGAAGATGATGTTAAAAAAATTGCATTTGAACAAAACACAATAACCTATCAAGAACACACATTATTAGAAGAAGGATTAGAAGTAGACAATCTGGTTCCTACCTCAGATATTATAGAAAGCTTAAGAATGATAAAGGAAGAGGAAGAATTAGAGCATATTAAAAAAGCAGTAGCTATTGGAGATAAAGCATTTGCTCATATTTTAAACTTTATAAAAGTAGGGGTAAAAGAAAAAGACATTGCCTTAGAGTTAGAGTATTTTATGAAAAAAGAAGGCGCAGAGAAACTAAGCTTTGACAGTATAGTCGCTTCAGGTGTTCATTCGTCGATGCCTCATGCCAAACCCACTAATAAAACATTGGACAATGGTGATTTTTTGACCTTAGATTTTGGATGTATTTATAAGGGGTATTGTTCTGATATGACAAGAACTCTTGTTATTGGAAAAGCCAATGATAAGCAAAAAGAAATTTATAACATTGTATTAGAAGCACAATTAAAAGGCATTGAAATGATTAAAGAAGGTATAACCGGTTCACAAGCAGATAAAACATCTAGAAATATCATTAAAAAATACGGTTACGATCAATATTTTGGACACAGTTTAGGCCATTCTCTGGGCTTGTTTATTCATGAAGCACCCAGACTCTCACCATTAGGCTACGACATCTTAAAAGAAAAAATGGTAGTAACAGTAGAGCCAGGCATTTATATCCCCCAATTTGGTGGTGTCAGAATAGAAGATATGGTCGTTGTTGAAAAAGACGGTAATCTTAACTTAACCCAATCTCCAAAAGAACTCATTGAGTTATAA
- the spoIIIAF gene encoding stage III sporulation protein AF, with product MIQYIQDWVKNIVIYLILITIIQSLLPQGQYIKYIKVFTGLILMFIILMPIASFSGINEQINMGILNERYRLDHNLVKKQYSELSKEQEQLIAESYTREIENQIKYLLEKDDIVVNDVGVRVDTEFQSDTFGEITQVNINASLRDVKESETIKINQIIISSDTSTEVKTPEQIVYEKRIKNHLINFYNLSTDNINISISH from the coding sequence ATGATTCAATATATACAAGATTGGGTAAAAAATATTGTTATATACTTAATTTTAATAACCATTATACAAAGTTTATTGCCACAAGGGCAATACATTAAATACATTAAAGTTTTTACAGGCTTAATCCTGATGTTTATTATATTAATGCCTATTGCCTCTTTTAGTGGGATTAATGAACAAATTAATATGGGTATTTTAAATGAAAGGTATCGATTAGACCATAACTTAGTCAAAAAACAATACAGCGAATTAAGCAAAGAACAAGAACAGCTCATTGCAGAGTCTTACACAAGAGAAATTGAAAATCAAATAAAATATTTATTAGAAAAAGATGACATTGTTGTTAATGACGTTGGTGTACGTGTGGATACAGAGTTTCAAAGTGATACATTTGGAGAGATAACACAGGTGAATATTAATGCTTCATTAAGAGATGTTAAGGAATCAGAAACCATAAAAATAAATCAAATTATTATATCATCAGATACATCCACAGAAGTTAAAACACCAGAACAAATCGTTTATGAAAAAAGAATAAAAAATCATTTAATTAACTTCTATAACTTATCAACAGATAATATAAATATAAGTATAAGTCATTAA
- a CDS encoding stage III sporulation protein AB, with amino-acid sequence MYIKVLGILLTITSSTLIGLHYSRSLVYRLEGLQNLKKTLIMLRGEIKYSLSPLPEALEDISNRSNNVFKEFLKMVSQELKKFDGNNLHHIWCAAIEQKLKNTYLKKQDLLKIEQIGETLGYLDKEMQINTINMYIEQLEEEIKFVSENNIKSEKLYKNLGFLGGILIAILFI; translated from the coding sequence ATGTATATTAAGGTATTGGGTATTCTATTAACCATTACATCTTCAACTTTAATAGGATTGCATTATAGTCGGTCATTGGTCTATCGTTTAGAAGGGCTACAAAACTTAAAAAAAACATTAATTATGCTAAGAGGAGAAATTAAATATTCTCTTTCGCCATTACCAGAAGCCCTAGAAGACATATCCAATAGAAGCAACAATGTGTTTAAAGAATTTTTGAAAATGGTATCTCAAGAACTGAAAAAATTTGATGGGAACAATTTGCATCATATATGGTGTGCAGCCATAGAGCAAAAATTAAAAAATACTTATCTTAAAAAACAAGATTTATTAAAAATAGAACAGATTGGTGAAACCTTAGGTTACTTAGATAAGGAAATGCAAATCAATACCATCAATATGTATATAGAACAATTAGAGGAAGAAATAAAATTTGTAAGCGAAAACAATATTAAATCAGAAAAACTATATAAAAACTTAGGGTTTTTAGGTGGCATTTTAATTGCGATACTCTTCATTTAG
- the aroQ gene encoding type II 3-dehydroquinate dehydratase has product MKKILVINGPNINFLGIREASIYGQQTYKDLEEMIIKKGEKENINITVFQSNSEGDIINTIQEAYYDKVDGIVINPGAYTHYSIAIRDAIASVNIPTIEVHISNIHKREAFRHQSVTAPVCVGQIAGLGLKGYMLGIDGIISHLEEKESFV; this is encoded by the coding sequence ATGAAAAAAATACTGGTAATCAATGGACCAAATATTAATTTTTTAGGCATAAGAGAAGCAAGTATTTATGGTCAACAAACCTATAAAGATTTAGAAGAAATGATTATAAAAAAGGGCGAAAAAGAAAATATTAATATTACAGTCTTTCAATCAAACAGCGAAGGCGACATTATTAATACCATTCAAGAAGCATATTATGATAAAGTAGATGGAATCGTTATTAATCCAGGTGCATATACCCACTATAGCATTGCCATTAGAGATGCCATTGCATCTGTTAACATACCAACCATTGAAGTACATATATCCAATATTCATAAAAGAGAAGCTTTTAGACACCAGTCTGTTACTGCACCTGTTTGTGTGGGACAAATTGCTGGATTAGGGTTAAAAGGATATATGTTAGGAATTGACGGTATCATAAGTCATTTAGAAGAAAAGGAGTCGTTTGTTTGA
- the spoIIIAA gene encoding stage III sporulation protein AA, whose amino-acid sequence MDKIDQRTSILKIFSLNIREILQKALTIDFNYLQEIRLRINAPLMIIYKNREIFITNQGDFSYTCKNAFIVNKKEIKETIEYISNYSLYAFEEDIKQGFITIEGGHRIGLAGKVIVEQGRVKNIKHISFINIRISHEIKGCANGVIHNIIDEDNLYHTMIISPPRCGKTTLLRDIIRQVSNGEHTLTPKTIGVVDERSEIGACYNGIPQNDLGIRTDVLDCCPKVEGMLMLIRSMSPQVIAVDELGSDVDIKAIEYVINSGCKLICTVHGQSIDDVKQKPLLDKLVANKIFERYIILSNKKTIGEITDIYNQKLEKIQ is encoded by the coding sequence GTGGACAAGATAGATCAACGAACATCTATATTAAAAATATTTTCTCTCAACATTAGAGAAATTTTACAAAAAGCATTGACCATTGATTTTAATTATTTGCAAGAAATTCGATTAAGAATTAATGCCCCTTTAATGATAATTTATAAAAACAGAGAAATATTTATTACTAATCAAGGAGACTTTAGTTATACTTGTAAAAATGCGTTTATTGTTAATAAAAAAGAAATAAAAGAAACCATAGAATACATTAGCAACTATTCATTATATGCCTTTGAAGAAGATATTAAACAAGGATTCATAACAATAGAGGGTGGGCATAGAATAGGACTAGCAGGAAAAGTTATTGTTGAACAAGGTCGCGTTAAAAACATCAAGCATATTTCCTTTATTAACATAAGAATCTCTCATGAAATCAAAGGATGTGCCAACGGTGTCATTCATAATATTATAGATGAAGACAATCTATATCATACGATGATTATTTCACCTCCTAGATGTGGCAAAACAACACTTTTAAGAGATATTATCAGACAAGTTTCCAATGGTGAGCATACCCTAACACCTAAGACCATAGGCGTGGTTGATGAAAGATCAGAGATTGGGGCTTGTTATAATGGTATTCCTCAAAATGATTTAGGCATAAGGACAGATGTGTTGGATTGTTGTCCTAAGGTGGAAGGTATGCTTATGCTGATTCGGTCTATGTCACCTCAGGTTATTGCCGTAGATGAACTAGGAAGTGACGTAGATATAAAAGCCATAGAATATGTTATTAATTCAGGTTGTAAATTAATTTGCACAGTCCATGGACAATCTATAGACGATGTGAAACAAAAACCATTATTAGATAAATTAGTTGCCAATAAGATTTTTGAGCGGTACATCATTTTAAGCAACAAAAAAACAATTGGTGAAATTACAGATATTTATAATCAAAAATTAGAAAAAATACAATAG
- a CDS encoding YqeG family HAD IIIA-type phosphatase yields MIKKLFPDAHVDTIYDVNYKKMYEEGIRGILFDIDNTLVPYDVAHPNEKIIRLFEELKEMGFKICLVSNNNKDRVIKFNESLKLIAIHKALKPFTKNLRKAMKLLETTNQETVIVGDQIFTDVLGGNRLNIKTVLVVPIQDKEEWITKVKRRTEKRIIDLYKRRDEKC; encoded by the coding sequence ATGATTAAGAAATTATTTCCAGATGCACATGTAGACACCATTTATGATGTTAATTATAAAAAAATGTATGAAGAAGGTATAAGAGGCATATTATTTGATATTGATAATACTTTAGTACCCTATGATGTTGCTCATCCAAATGAAAAAATAATCCGTTTGTTTGAAGAACTCAAGGAGATGGGTTTTAAAATATGCTTGGTTTCCAATAATAATAAAGACAGAGTGATTAAATTTAATGAATCCTTAAAACTAATTGCTATACACAAAGCATTAAAACCCTTTACTAAAAATTTAAGAAAAGCTATGAAATTATTAGAAACCACCAATCAAGAAACGGTTATTGTTGGGGATCAAATTTTTACAGATGTTCTAGGTGGTAATCGATTGAATATAAAAACAGTTTTAGTCGTTCCCATTCAAGATAAAGAAGAATGGATTACAAAAGTTAAAAGACGAACAGAAAAAAGAATAATTGACCTATATAAAAGGAGAGATGAAAAATGTTAA
- the spoIIIAD gene encoding stage III sporulation protein AD has protein sequence MNITQITIIGIVAVLLAIQFKNKNQEYGMYISLATAIIIFYFAVDKLDVIVETINGIQNNITISNLYIDILLKIIGIAYIAEFGSQLCKDAGYSAIASQIEIVGKLSILFVSLPILLSVIDTITLFL, from the coding sequence ATGAATATTACTCAGATAACCATTATCGGTATTGTAGCAGTATTACTAGCCATACAATTTAAGAATAAAAATCAAGAATATGGTATGTATATTAGTTTGGCAACAGCCATTATTATTTTTTATTTTGCAGTTGATAAATTAGATGTGATTGTTGAAACTATTAATGGCATTCAAAATAATATTACCATTAGTAACCTTTATATTGATATCTTGTTAAAAATTATAGGAATTGCTTACATAGCAGAATTTGGCTCCCAATTATGCAAAGATGCAGGTTACTCAGCCATTGCTTCACAAATAGAGATTGTAGGTAAATTATCTATTTTATTTGTCAGTTTACCTATTCTATTATCTGTTATTGATACCATTACACTGTTTTTATGA
- the spoIIIAC gene encoding stage III sporulation protein AC, with product MDITLIFQIAAVGILVSVINTVLKHTGREEHAFLTTLAGLVLVLFWVIPYIGELFETIRRIFHL from the coding sequence ATGGATATAACATTAATTTTTCAAATTGCTGCAGTTGGTATTTTAGTATCTGTCATTAATACAGTATTAAAACATACAGGTAGAGAAGAACATGCCTTTTTAACCACTTTAGCAGGACTGGTGTTGGTATTGTTTTGGGTCATACCATACATTGGTGAACTATTTGAGACAATCCGTAGAATTTTTCATCTATAA